From the genome of Triticum aestivum cultivar Chinese Spring chromosome 3B, IWGSC CS RefSeq v2.1, whole genome shotgun sequence, one region includes:
- the LOC123072814 gene encoding disease resistance protein RGA5 isoform X1, with amino-acid sequence MGDGIVLERILSGSEKPTNLALALLQEITENFSEMRKIGEGGFGVVYKGVLHSRIVAVKRIIMSEHTINDRLFDREVKSLMKIISHRNVVRFLGFCSNTHREAIKEAGSTELVMAQIRERLLCFEYISNGSLDKHITDELRGLKWSIRYEIIKGICHGLHYLHEENNIIHMDLKPSNIMINDDMVPKITDFGLSRLDKHTHTSGARFITQGYCAPEYVNGGKTSKKADMYSLGVIITELVTGCRGDPNNVNVLRRWIHRWDKSPKDTVLSQYQQVTKCLKIAAHCRKKEPSNRPFILDIICILNETEENMNEHIDQIHLYSDDMLGIMPLELRFPFELHKSISSIVELINKTKGYYAFNIDTPSRQYCTQPNKGIVSPQSKFAIQITMQARENTPHGMPYTDVFLVQSTKVNREVKAEDITEHMFIIEPDGLDEVNLTVVVYDPEEPRGDMKIRDDTKKKKNKIVEYAFSEIKPNINATHQEEAVPMGNNSISYKDTRRQFPKQLECLSFHTTPSILGNQHSNMSNRIVDLATGAMGSLRHKLGDLLNKEYNLEISVKIDIESLSEELREMQLALCKVSEVHRDYLDDKVKRWADSVREMSYDIEDVVDGFLVHIGHASDMGLFMGLMHRMFNLFTWGKTHNPIEDAIKDIKKQVQVVADRRERCKVDEVMANVADTITFDPRILAIYKDPKELVGIKEPRNKLIRWLSNKDGDGNVSKPQLKIVSIVGFGGLGKTTLAKAVYDELQSQFQHRAFVSVGRNPNVKKLFEHILDKFGYGSKEAKLNEMQLIDKMRRLLQNDRYFIVIDDIWDSPTWNVIKCAFTKDDCGSIVVTTTRIHNVAHDCCRHSKGYVHEMEPLSPQDSRKLLVSRIFGSKEAHPYVPDDISSDILKKCGGLPLAIISIASLLVHNPRSRWDSVRNSLVSVFDGNHDDLKNMEQVLDLSYTHLSYHLKTCLLDIGKYLEDSEIKKEDLLRQWTAQGFVSKTRLRDAEDVAEDYFYKLINMSMIQPVEIDYNDEVLSCRVHDIMLDLIRSKAAEENFNLVIDGPEVVTGEQRRVRRVSIQYNGEDDGGILAAINGSLSHVRSVLLLRGSLVHSFLVLKFIRVLYIIDWRCERLDLTDIRWLFLLRYLKICVRKDLIIPSKIGELQQLETIEIKGRTFLPSDIVTLPRLSHLSYSNHVLLPDEIGRLKSLHTLRGVDFIQSSVENIKGLGELTNLRELEMAWKFVKGAVNMRVDALCSSIGKLSCSLRSLSIGSKCLQDLWVDGWSSTLTPPRRLHKLDLYRCEFQKIPQWIAQLHELDSLTLSVREAADGVSIVAGLPSLAYLRLYIRSVDKREERVIISGREFRALKHMNLECPYLSLVFQVGALPKLETLLMRCRYHISAEFVPVGIENLPSGTLREIRLVVADCFGGHGDDDNGDYNDKAAVRSQLMRSFWPHHPSANITIEFLSEFRL; translated from the exons ATGGGGGATGGAATTGTCCTGGAGCGCATACTCTCCGGATCTGAGAAACCAACCAATCTGGCATTAGCACTTTTACAGGAGATTACAGAAAATTTCTCTGAAATGAGAAAAATTGGCGAGGGCGGATTTGGGGTGGTTTACAAG GGTGTGCTCCACAGTAGGATTGTTGCCGTGAAGAGGATAATTATGAGTGAACACACAATCAACGACAGGTTATTTGATCGTGAGGTTAAAAGCTTGATGAAGATTATTAGCCATCGAAATGTAGTCCGCTTTCTTGGCTTTTGTTCAAATACACATCGTGAAGCGATAAAAGAGGCAGGATCAACAGAATTGGTTATGGCCCAGATAAGAGAAAGATTACTTTGTTTTGAGTATATCAGCAATGGAAGCCTTGATAAACATATTACAG ATGAATTAAGAGGACTTAAATGGAGTATACGGTATGAAATAATTAAAGGAATTTGTCATGGTTTGCATTACCTTCACGAGGAAAATAATATTATCCATATGGACCTCAAACCTAGCAATATAATGATAAATGATGATATGGTGCCAAAGATAACAGATTTTGGTCTATCAAGACTTGataaacacacacacaccagtGGTGCCCGTTTTATAACACA GGGATACTGTGCTCCAGAATACGTGAATGGTGGCAAGACGTCAAAAAAGGCTGACATGTATAGTTTGGGTGTTATAATCACGGAACTGGTAACGGGATGTAGGGGTGATCCAAATAATGTTAAT GTGCTTCGAAGGTGGATACACAGGTGGGATAAATCACCGAAAGATACGGTGCTGTCCCAATACCAGCAAGTAACTAAATGTTTGAAAATTGCGGCACACTGCAGGAAAAAAGAACCATCAAATAGACCTTTTATATTGGATATAATTTGTATTCTCAATGAAACTGAAGAAAACATGAATGAGCACATTGACCAG ATACACCTTTACTCGGATGACATGCTTGGAATTATGCCGCTCGAACTACGGTTTCCTTTTGAGCTTCATAAGTCAATATCATCCATAGTTGAGCTAATCAACAAGACAAAAGGTTACTACGCCTTCAACATCGATACGCCAAGCCGACAATACTGCACACAACCAAACAAAGGCATTGTGTCACCACAATCCAAGTTTGCTATCCAAATAACAATGCAAGCACGGGAGAATACACCACACGGTATGCCATACACCGACGTGTTTCTTGTGCAGAGCACAAAAGTCAACAGGGAGGTCAAAGCCGAGGATATCACTGAACACATGTTCATTATAGAGCCGGATGGACTAGATGAGGTGAATTTGACGGTTGTGGTATATGATCCCGAGGAACCTAGGGGAGATATGAAGATTCGAGATGACACCAAG aagaaaaagaataagatTGTTGAGTATGCTTTTAGCGAGATCAAACCCAACATCAATGCAACTCATCAAGAAGAGGCAGTTCCGATG GGCAACAATTCTATTAGCTACAAAGATACACGACGACAATTTCCCAAGCAACTAGAGTGCCTTAGCTTCCACACAACTCCAAGTATTTTGGGCAACCAACACAGCAATATGAGCAACAGAATTGTGGATCTTGCAACCGGGGCCATGGGCAGCCTGCGCCACAAGCTTGGCGATCTCCTCAACAAAGAGTACAATCTAGAGATAAGCGTGAAGATAGACATAGAGTCTTTATCAGAAGAGCTGAGGGAGATGCAGCTAGCCTTGTGCAAGGTGTCGGAGGTACATCGGGACTACCTCGATGACAAGGTCAAGCGCTGGGCTGACAGTGTCAGGGAGATGTCATATGACATTGAGGATGTTGTTGATGGATTCCTGGTACACATTGGGCATGCCTCTGACATGGGCCTCTTCATGGGGCTCATGCATAGGATGTTCAACCTCTTCACGTGGGGCAAGACTCACAATCCGATTGAAGACGCTATCAAAGACATCAAGAAACAAGTTCAGGTTGTGGCTGATAGACGTGAAAGATGCAAGGTTGATGAAGTCATGGCTAATGTAGCTGACACTATTACCTTTGATCCTCGCATTTTGGCTATATACAAAGATCCAAAGGAGCTCGTTGGCATCAAAGAGCCAAGAAACAAGCTAATCAGGTGGCTCTCTAATAAGGATGGGGATGGGAATGTCTCAAAACCGCAACTCAAGATAGTTTCGATCGTCGGATTTGGAGGATTGGGCAAGACAACACTTGCCAAGGCAGTGTATGACGAGCTTCAATCCCAATTCCAACATAGAGCTTTTGTTTCAGTGGGTCGGAATCCTAATGTGAAGAAACTTTTTGAGCATATTCTAGATAAATTTGGCTATGGTTCCAAGGAAGCAAAGTTAAACGAAATGCAGCTCATCGACAAAATGCGAAGATTGCTTCAGAACGACAG GTACTTCATAGTAATCGATGATATATGGGATTCCCCGACGTGGAATGTTATTAAATGTGCTTTTACAAAAGACGATTGTGGCAGTATTGTGGTAACAACTACCAGGATTCACAATGTTGCACATGACTGTTGCAGACATAGCAAAGGATATGTTCATGAGATGGAACCACTAAGTCCCCAAGACTCAAGAAAACTACTTGTTAGTAGAATATTTGGTTCCAAAGAAGCTCATCCTTATGTACCAGATGATATTTCAAGTGATATTCTGAAAAAATGTGGTGGCTTGCCACTTGCTATTATCAGTATAGCAAGCCTTCTGGTTCATAACCCAAGGTCAAGATGGGATTCTGTAAGGAATTCTTTGGTGTCCGTGTttgatggaaatcatgatgatCTTAAAAATATGGAGCAAGTATTGGATCTTAGCTACACGCATCTATCTTACCATCTTAAGACATGCCTGCTTGATATTGGTAAGTATCTAGAGGATAGCGAGATAAAAAAAGAGGATTTGTTGAGGCAGTGGACAGCTCAAGGCTTTGTGAGTAAAACTCGTCTGCGTGATGCAGAGGATGTCGCAGAAGACTACTTCTATAAGCTCATCAACATGAGCATGATCCAACCCGTGGAGATAGACTACAATGATGAGGTGTTGTCTTGCAGAGTACATGATATAATGCTTGATCTCATTAGATCCAAGGCTGCTGAAGAGAATTTTAATCTTGTTATTGATGGGCCAGAAGTTGTGACAGGAGAACAAAGAAGGGTCCGTCGAGTCTCCATTCAGTACAATGGTGAAGACGATGGCGGAATACTGGCAGCAATCAATGGGTCACTATCACATGTCCGGTCAGTCTTACTTTTAAGAGGGTCTCTTGTGCATTCTTTTCTGGTGCTGAAGTTTATCCGAGTTCTTTACATTATAGATTGGAGATGTGAGAGACTAGATCTCACCGATATTCGTTGGTTGTTTCTACTAAGATATCTGAAGATTTGTGTCAGGAAAGATTTGATCATACCTAGTAAAATTGGGGAGTTGCAGCAATTGGAGACAATAGAAATTAAAGGGCGAACATTTCTTCCATCAGATATTGTTACTTTGCCTCGGTTGTCACATCTCAGTTATTCAAATCATGTGTTGTTGCCTGACGAAATCGGAAGGTTGAAATCTCTTCACACCTTGCGAGGTGTTGATTTCATTCAAAGCTCGGTAGAAAATATCAAGGGCCTTGGTGAGCTGACAAACTTAAGGGAACTTGAGATGGCTTGGAAATTTGTTAAGGGAGCGGTCAACATGCGTGTTGATGCCTTGTGCTCTTCCATTGGAAAGCTTTCTTGCAGTCTCAGGAGCCTTAGTATTGGGTCCAAATGCCTTCAAGACCTATGGGTCGATGGCTGGAGCAGCACACTAACCCCACCTCGTCGTCTTCATAAGCTTGATCTGTATAGATGTGAATTCCAAAAAATCCCCCAATGGATTGCTCAGCTCCACGAGCTTGACAGTTTAACTCTTTCcgtcagggaggctgctgatgGTGTCAGTATTGTTGCAGGGTTGCCTTCCCTTGCCTACCTAAGACTATATATACGTTCGGTTGACAAAAGGGAAGAAAGGGTAATCATCTCCGGCAGGGAATTCAGAGCACTCAAGCACATGAATTTGGAATGTCCATATCTGTCGCTGGTCTTCCAAGTGGGGGCTCTGCCCAAGCTAGAGACGCTTTTGATGCGATGCCGTTACCACATTTCTGCCGAATTCGTACCGGTTGGCATTGAGAACTTGCCATCTGGCACTCTTCGTGAGATTCGTTTAGTGGTGGCTGATTGTTTTGGAGGTCATGGTGACGACGATAACGGCGACTACAATGACAAAGCAGCTGTGAGGTCGCAGTTGATGAGATCATTTTGGCCACATCATCCTTCTGCTAACATCACCATTGAATTTCTTTCGGAGTTTAGGTTGTGA
- the LOC123072814 gene encoding disease resistance protein RGA5 isoform X6 — MSEHTINDRLFDREVKSLMKIISHRNVVRFLGFCSNTHREAIKEAGSTELVMAQIRERLLCFEYISNGSLDKHITDELRGLKWSIRYEIIKGICHGLHYLHEENNIIHMDLKPSNIMINDDMVPKITDFGLSRLDKHTHTSGARFITQGYCAPEYVNGGKTSKKADMYSLGVIITELVTGCRGDPNNVNVLRRWIHRWDKSPKDTVLSQYQQVTKCLKIAAHCRKKEPSNRPFILDIICILNETEENMNEHIDQIHLYSDDMLGIMPLELRFPFELHKSISSIVELINKTKGYYAFNIDTPSRQYCTQPNKGIVSPQSKFAIQITMQARENTPHGMPYTDVFLVQSTKVNREVKAEDITEHMFIIEPDGLDEVNLTVVVYDPEEPRGDMKIRDDTKKKKNKIVEYAFSEIKPNINATHQEEAVPMGNNSISYKDTRRQFPKQLECLSFHTTPSILGNQHSNMSNRIVDLATGAMGSLRHKLGDLLNKEYNLEISVKIDIESLSEELREMQLALCKVSEVHRDYLDDKVKRWADSVREMSYDIEDVVDGFLVHIGHASDMGLFMGLMHRMFNLFTWGKTHNPIEDAIKDIKKQVQVVADRRERCKVDEVMANVADTITFDPRILAIYKDPKELVGIKEPRNKLIRWLSNKDGDGNVSKPQLKIVSIVGFGGLGKTTLAKAVYDELQSQFQHRAFVSVGRNPNVKKLFEHILDKFGYGSKEAKLNEMQLIDKMRRLLQNDRYFIVIDDIWDSPTWNVIKCAFTKDDCGSIVVTTTRIHNVAHDCCRHSKGYVHEMEPLSPQDSRKLLVSRIFGSKEAHPYVPDDISSDILKKCGGLPLAIISIASLLVHNPRSRWDSVRNSLVSVFDGNHDDLKNMEQVLDLSYTHLSYHLKTCLLDIGKYLEDSEIKKEDLLRQWTAQGFVSKTRLRDAEDVAEDYFYKLINMSMIQPVEIDYNDEVLSCRVHDIMLDLIRSKAAEENFNLVIDGPEVVTGEQRRVRRVSIQYNGEDDGGILAAINGSLSHVRSVLLLRGSLVHSFLVLKFIRVLYIIDWRCERLDLTDIRWLFLLRYLKICVRKDLIIPSKIGELQQLETIEIKGRTFLPSDIVTLPRLSHLSYSNHVLLPDEIGRLKSLHTLRGVDFIQSSVENIKGLGELTNLRELEMAWKFVKGAVNMRVDALCSSIGKLSCSLRSLSIGSKCLQDLWVDGWSSTLTPPRRLHKLDLYRCEFQKIPQWIAQLHELDSLTLSVREAADGVSIVAGLPSLAYLRLYIRSVDKREERVIISGREFRALKHMNLECPYLSLVFQVGALPKLETLLMRCRYHISAEFVPVGIENLPSGTLREIRLVVADCFGGHGDDDNGDYNDKAAVRSQLMRSFWPHHPSANITIEFLSEFRL, encoded by the exons ATGAGTGAACACACAATCAACGACAGGTTATTTGATCGTGAGGTTAAAAGCTTGATGAAGATTATTAGCCATCGAAATGTAGTCCGCTTTCTTGGCTTTTGTTCAAATACACATCGTGAAGCGATAAAAGAGGCAGGATCAACAGAATTGGTTATGGCCCAGATAAGAGAAAGATTACTTTGTTTTGAGTATATCAGCAATGGAAGCCTTGATAAACATATTACAG ATGAATTAAGAGGACTTAAATGGAGTATACGGTATGAAATAATTAAAGGAATTTGTCATGGTTTGCATTACCTTCACGAGGAAAATAATATTATCCATATGGACCTCAAACCTAGCAATATAATGATAAATGATGATATGGTGCCAAAGATAACAGATTTTGGTCTATCAAGACTTGataaacacacacacaccagtGGTGCCCGTTTTATAACACA GGGATACTGTGCTCCAGAATACGTGAATGGTGGCAAGACGTCAAAAAAGGCTGACATGTATAGTTTGGGTGTTATAATCACGGAACTGGTAACGGGATGTAGGGGTGATCCAAATAATGTTAAT GTGCTTCGAAGGTGGATACACAGGTGGGATAAATCACCGAAAGATACGGTGCTGTCCCAATACCAGCAAGTAACTAAATGTTTGAAAATTGCGGCACACTGCAGGAAAAAAGAACCATCAAATAGACCTTTTATATTGGATATAATTTGTATTCTCAATGAAACTGAAGAAAACATGAATGAGCACATTGACCAG ATACACCTTTACTCGGATGACATGCTTGGAATTATGCCGCTCGAACTACGGTTTCCTTTTGAGCTTCATAAGTCAATATCATCCATAGTTGAGCTAATCAACAAGACAAAAGGTTACTACGCCTTCAACATCGATACGCCAAGCCGACAATACTGCACACAACCAAACAAAGGCATTGTGTCACCACAATCCAAGTTTGCTATCCAAATAACAATGCAAGCACGGGAGAATACACCACACGGTATGCCATACACCGACGTGTTTCTTGTGCAGAGCACAAAAGTCAACAGGGAGGTCAAAGCCGAGGATATCACTGAACACATGTTCATTATAGAGCCGGATGGACTAGATGAGGTGAATTTGACGGTTGTGGTATATGATCCCGAGGAACCTAGGGGAGATATGAAGATTCGAGATGACACCAAG aagaaaaagaataagatTGTTGAGTATGCTTTTAGCGAGATCAAACCCAACATCAATGCAACTCATCAAGAAGAGGCAGTTCCGATG GGCAACAATTCTATTAGCTACAAAGATACACGACGACAATTTCCCAAGCAACTAGAGTGCCTTAGCTTCCACACAACTCCAAGTATTTTGGGCAACCAACACAGCAATATGAGCAACAGAATTGTGGATCTTGCAACCGGGGCCATGGGCAGCCTGCGCCACAAGCTTGGCGATCTCCTCAACAAAGAGTACAATCTAGAGATAAGCGTGAAGATAGACATAGAGTCTTTATCAGAAGAGCTGAGGGAGATGCAGCTAGCCTTGTGCAAGGTGTCGGAGGTACATCGGGACTACCTCGATGACAAGGTCAAGCGCTGGGCTGACAGTGTCAGGGAGATGTCATATGACATTGAGGATGTTGTTGATGGATTCCTGGTACACATTGGGCATGCCTCTGACATGGGCCTCTTCATGGGGCTCATGCATAGGATGTTCAACCTCTTCACGTGGGGCAAGACTCACAATCCGATTGAAGACGCTATCAAAGACATCAAGAAACAAGTTCAGGTTGTGGCTGATAGACGTGAAAGATGCAAGGTTGATGAAGTCATGGCTAATGTAGCTGACACTATTACCTTTGATCCTCGCATTTTGGCTATATACAAAGATCCAAAGGAGCTCGTTGGCATCAAAGAGCCAAGAAACAAGCTAATCAGGTGGCTCTCTAATAAGGATGGGGATGGGAATGTCTCAAAACCGCAACTCAAGATAGTTTCGATCGTCGGATTTGGAGGATTGGGCAAGACAACACTTGCCAAGGCAGTGTATGACGAGCTTCAATCCCAATTCCAACATAGAGCTTTTGTTTCAGTGGGTCGGAATCCTAATGTGAAGAAACTTTTTGAGCATATTCTAGATAAATTTGGCTATGGTTCCAAGGAAGCAAAGTTAAACGAAATGCAGCTCATCGACAAAATGCGAAGATTGCTTCAGAACGACAG GTACTTCATAGTAATCGATGATATATGGGATTCCCCGACGTGGAATGTTATTAAATGTGCTTTTACAAAAGACGATTGTGGCAGTATTGTGGTAACAACTACCAGGATTCACAATGTTGCACATGACTGTTGCAGACATAGCAAAGGATATGTTCATGAGATGGAACCACTAAGTCCCCAAGACTCAAGAAAACTACTTGTTAGTAGAATATTTGGTTCCAAAGAAGCTCATCCTTATGTACCAGATGATATTTCAAGTGATATTCTGAAAAAATGTGGTGGCTTGCCACTTGCTATTATCAGTATAGCAAGCCTTCTGGTTCATAACCCAAGGTCAAGATGGGATTCTGTAAGGAATTCTTTGGTGTCCGTGTttgatggaaatcatgatgatCTTAAAAATATGGAGCAAGTATTGGATCTTAGCTACACGCATCTATCTTACCATCTTAAGACATGCCTGCTTGATATTGGTAAGTATCTAGAGGATAGCGAGATAAAAAAAGAGGATTTGTTGAGGCAGTGGACAGCTCAAGGCTTTGTGAGTAAAACTCGTCTGCGTGATGCAGAGGATGTCGCAGAAGACTACTTCTATAAGCTCATCAACATGAGCATGATCCAACCCGTGGAGATAGACTACAATGATGAGGTGTTGTCTTGCAGAGTACATGATATAATGCTTGATCTCATTAGATCCAAGGCTGCTGAAGAGAATTTTAATCTTGTTATTGATGGGCCAGAAGTTGTGACAGGAGAACAAAGAAGGGTCCGTCGAGTCTCCATTCAGTACAATGGTGAAGACGATGGCGGAATACTGGCAGCAATCAATGGGTCACTATCACATGTCCGGTCAGTCTTACTTTTAAGAGGGTCTCTTGTGCATTCTTTTCTGGTGCTGAAGTTTATCCGAGTTCTTTACATTATAGATTGGAGATGTGAGAGACTAGATCTCACCGATATTCGTTGGTTGTTTCTACTAAGATATCTGAAGATTTGTGTCAGGAAAGATTTGATCATACCTAGTAAAATTGGGGAGTTGCAGCAATTGGAGACAATAGAAATTAAAGGGCGAACATTTCTTCCATCAGATATTGTTACTTTGCCTCGGTTGTCACATCTCAGTTATTCAAATCATGTGTTGTTGCCTGACGAAATCGGAAGGTTGAAATCTCTTCACACCTTGCGAGGTGTTGATTTCATTCAAAGCTCGGTAGAAAATATCAAGGGCCTTGGTGAGCTGACAAACTTAAGGGAACTTGAGATGGCTTGGAAATTTGTTAAGGGAGCGGTCAACATGCGTGTTGATGCCTTGTGCTCTTCCATTGGAAAGCTTTCTTGCAGTCTCAGGAGCCTTAGTATTGGGTCCAAATGCCTTCAAGACCTATGGGTCGATGGCTGGAGCAGCACACTAACCCCACCTCGTCGTCTTCATAAGCTTGATCTGTATAGATGTGAATTCCAAAAAATCCCCCAATGGATTGCTCAGCTCCACGAGCTTGACAGTTTAACTCTTTCcgtcagggaggctgctgatgGTGTCAGTATTGTTGCAGGGTTGCCTTCCCTTGCCTACCTAAGACTATATATACGTTCGGTTGACAAAAGGGAAGAAAGGGTAATCATCTCCGGCAGGGAATTCAGAGCACTCAAGCACATGAATTTGGAATGTCCATATCTGTCGCTGGTCTTCCAAGTGGGGGCTCTGCCCAAGCTAGAGACGCTTTTGATGCGATGCCGTTACCACATTTCTGCCGAATTCGTACCGGTTGGCATTGAGAACTTGCCATCTGGCACTCTTCGTGAGATTCGTTTAGTGGTGGCTGATTGTTTTGGAGGTCATGGTGACGACGATAACGGCGACTACAATGACAAAGCAGCTGTGAGGTCGCAGTTGATGAGATCATTTTGGCCACATCATCCTTCTGCTAACATCACCATTGAATTTCTTTCGGAGTTTAGGTTGTGA